One Eptesicus fuscus isolate TK198812 chromosome 13, DD_ASM_mEF_20220401, whole genome shotgun sequence genomic window, AAATTAGTTACAAATAGCCCCTGAAAGCACATTTCTCAGTATAAAATTGTCACAAATGGTGCTAATGTATTTTACCTAGCTTTGTCTTGGAAAAATGCTATACGTCCATAACTACCTTCACACATTCTCTGTAAGACAAGTATTCTGCAGAGAAGTGCCCTATACAAGTCTTAAGGGCTTAAATGCTTCCTTCTCAGAATGGAATCAAGATCCAGACATCCTAAAATTAATGGATCTTGCAGGGGGAAAAATACCCATACATTTAGTGGTTACCAATAAAAGCCCATACCTATCACTTTCTGACTCTTTTACCCTTAAAAAGAAACTATGTACAATAAAGGGAAGCCCCAGGATCCCCAAATGACTGGGTTCTCAGAATTATTAATTCTAAAACATGtcaattaaatgtaaaataacttttctgatttttaaaagagtgttGTAGAACCAATGAAATACAATGTATTTTTCCTTCCAAACATAGCCAAGTCGTTGCTAATGCTATTGTAGAATGTTCAATAAACATCGAAGCTGGAGAGCATGCATTTAAACTATCTTAAGATATAACCAGACCTAGTTGAGAACAGCAAGAGACAGGTGGCACCTTGTCCCCAGGGTCATCTTTATATCATGGCATGCCTAAAATCTTCCCCCAAAAGAAGAAACTGCAACAGTTACTTAATGATAGGCTCTCTTGTGTGTCTGCAAATCAACTCCTTGTAAGGAGCCCCAAATTAAAGAAATTACCCATGATTTTCACAGCATCCTAATAAAGCAGATGTAACTCGCGGGCTCTTAATCTCCTAGAGGAAGATTAAAAgcaatttaaacataaaattggACATTTATATGGAACTTATTTCAGAGTTTTCAcatgttttcatttgctttcccCTAACAACTGATGTAACATATGCATCATGTGCCCTCTTTTTTACTATCGAGGAAACTGTGGTGCAGAGATGAACAGGGTGACTTTTCCAAATAAATAGTGGCCAACCTAAGTAGCCTTACAGGGTTAGTGTCATGCTTGTTACATTTTTTGCTTCTAATCCAAAATAGAGGATAATGCCATCTTTGAAGTCTTGTTTCAAGATGGCATTTCCTTGTTTTGTCACTCTCTATTGCCCACTAGAGATATTTGGTCTACACATTCAATCAACTCCTCTGCTTGCTGCTTTTCATTCTCCAAGGTGTTCTCAAGTGGAGTTTCTCTGTAAGTGGTGGGGAAGAAATGGGGAGAAGGAAGTAGCTTTGCTTTTAAACCTAACATTGGatttactttgaattttaaatatcattaaaagagaggtaaattttatattattatcatATGATGGTCTGAGATTAAAAAGCTTGAGAAAAGTTATTCtgggtctttctttctttttttttttttttttcaaagttcacAGTTGTTAGAGTTCATTATGTACTGAGATACATAGTATCTTTTTCCCAAACCTTAGGACaatcattttacaaagaaaagaagTTGAAGAAACACTGGAGAGAATAAGGCCTATTACATATTCTGAGTTTGCTAACCGATATCTAATTATAACTTAATAGTGCAAGTCTAATCACTAGCTGTTATCTCACATTCTAGAACACCTTGTTGTGAGTTAAACACTTACATGTGTCATAATTTCCTTTAATCATGATGGTGATGTCGAAAGCAAATGTTTTGACACAATTCTTTCTTATACCAATTTTAGCAAATAGAGTGCCAAATTCGGAGGTGAATCCCCACATTTTGCTCGTATATAGCAgcacaaagaaataaatttaataaatctgtcACTTATGTTATACATTTAATAGAAAGCTCTTAAGCCATAATCACTGTAGCATCTGGGCATCTATTTCTTCATTAATTCTTTCAGTGCATGCATTAGCTTTGGTTAAATTGTTCTGGATTTAAAGGCAGAAGAATAGGATGGTTTCAGAAACATCATTGTAACAGACCGATTTCAAAAGAATTCAGTTGCTAAATTCGACGTCATAGCCCCTTTGCAGATCAGTTATttagatttaaaaagagaagggAATCTGTGCTGTTATCTGCGTGGCATTTAGTATCacacaaagaaaagaagagaacaaTAAAATAGGACTAAGAAATTATTGTTCCAATGATTGTCATTGAACTGTTACATTAGTAAACATTCACAGTATGAAGTCTCTCTCAATCTCCAGCATATAAAGtagtgcaaagaaaaaaaaaattccagtgcTGGGATTTCTGAACAAAGCTTGTTACATTTTCTCTGATGTCATTTCTCCCGTATTATTAGGCATTTGCTCTCATATCTtcccaaaattaataataaaatataaacaatttctAAAGACCCCTGCagcctttttaaaagttaatttccagttaaaaataaactttaattaaaTCCAAGATAGAATTGTGACCTATATGctattaaataattcattttcttttttttccacatagtaattcttaacaatttttaaaaaacaactatggAATCCAAAGACATGAGATGCTATTAAAGCACTGATAAATGACTGTTCAAATTCATTAGTTCTTACATAGTAAATACTTCAAAATGCCAACTTTTCCCATTACTGCACGATTACTAAAAAACGTTGACAATTtacttacacatacacacacgcacacagcacacacacacaaacacacacactcattccaCAAAGCCATCTTTACTTTTAACATCCTTTCCAGTTAATGTGCAAAATTCTTGCAgcctaataaaaaatataaagattgaGTTGCTCCTATTTAAGCCTCCCTCTTCTCCAAGATGCATCATTTATTTGATATGTAATACAAGTTTATAACAATTATGCCATGTATAACCATTAAATGGTGTACTACTGTATGCGTTGGattcatttgcatatttcattttcataactgCACTCTCTATGCATAAATATATTTGGAGATGCTGGGCTTGGGGGCGAGGGGGCAGTGGCGCACGGAGGACAGGATTCACACGTCAGTCTCCACAGCCTTCACGTTAGAGCAGTTGTTTTTGTCTGTCTCACTGTCATCCCCCTTTCCCTGACACTTCTCCTTGGCACAGAGAGATTCCTTCACTCCTTCTTCCATCTCTAGATACTCTGACTTGTCTCCCAGAGAGGAAGAAGTGGAGCTCCGAAATTTCTTCAGCAAATTAGAAGGGATGTATGGGCAACTGACTGCATTCTGGGTCAGCTGTGTCTGTTCCTCATTTTCAGTCTCTCTGTGGTAGAAATAGTTAAAGTTAGAGACAATCACTGGCACTGGCAAAGCAATGGTCAAGACACCCGCAATGGCACACAGGGACCCCACGATCTTGCCCCCCACAGTGATGGGCTTCATGTCCCCATAGCCCACAGTTGTCATGGTCACCACCGCCCACCAAAAGGCATCCGGGATGCTTTGGAAATGGGTGGTAGGCTCATCTGCCTCGGCAAAGTACACAGCGCTGGAAAACAGGATGACCCcgatgaagaggaagaagatcaGCAGGCCCAGTTCCCGCATGCTGGCCCGGAGGGTGTGGCCCAGGATCTGCAGGCCCTTGGAGTGCCTGGAGAGCTTGAAGATCCGGAACACTCGGACCAAACGGATGATCCTGAGGATGGCGAAGGACatggcctgctgctgctgcccgttGCCGCCGCCCTGCTGCTGGGCCAGGTCCGTGCCCAGGGTGATGAAGTAAGGCAAGATGGAGACAATGTCAATGATGTTCATGATGTTCTTGAAGAAGAGGGCTTGGCTGGGACAAGCGAAGCAGCGAACCACAAACTCAAAGGAAAACCAGACAATGCACACCGTCTCCACAATGAAGAAGGGGTCGTTGAAGACCGTGTGCCCTGAGCCCTCGGCGTGGGGCGGCGAGGTGTCATTCAacagcccgccgccgccgccgccgccgccgtgccCGCCCGCGCTCAGAGCCAGGATGAGGTCCCGGTCGTCCCTGAACTCGGGCAGGGTTTCCAGGCAGAAAATGACAATGGAGATCAGGATGACCAGGACGGAGACGATGGCTATGCCCCGGGCCGGCCCGGAGCTCTCCGGATACTCGAAGAGGAGCCAGATCTGCTTCTTGAATTCGTTCTCCGGCAAGGCCcggtcctcctcctccctcacgaAGCCCTCGTCCTCGCGGAACTTGAGCAGGGCCTCCTCGCCCAGCTGGTAGAACTTCACCTCCTCGGTGAAGATGTCGAAGGGCACGTTGACCGGCCTCTTCAGGCGGCCCCCGGACTGGTAATAGTACAAGATGGCATCGAAGCTGGGCCTGTTCCGGTCGAAGAAGTACTCGTTGCGCAGAGGGTCAAAGTACCGGGTCCTCTTCTCGGGGTCCCCCAGCAGGGTCTCCGGGAACTGGGCCAGCGTTTTCATCTGCGTCTCAAAGCGCAGGCCCGACACGTTGATCACCACGCGCTCGCAGCAGTCGCTGTAGCGCACGGCGCTgtagccgccgccgccgccgccgccgccgccggccccgtCATCCTGGGGCAGCAGGTCCGTGTAGGAGCCTTCGTCCCCGCGGTCCTCGTCGCTGTAGTAAaacctcccctcctcttcctcctcctcctcctcttcttcctcctcctcctcgtcctcctcatcctcctcctcctcgctcagCTCCCGCAGGATCTTCTCCTCCGAGCCGCTGGGCATGAGGTCCGCGCAGTGAGGGAAGCTGCTGCTGGGCCGGTGGTGGTGGCCTTTCTTCTTCTCGGGCTGCTGTCGCCGCCTCCTGCGACTGCGTGGGCCGCTCTGGGGGTCGTGGGAGGTGCAGGCCCCCCGAGACTGGtgttggtgttggtggtggtggtggtgatggtggtgggagccccCTCCGGGACCCCCGCTGCCTTCCACGGCAGCCGTGGCcgctgccaccgccgccgccgccgctgccctgGTGTGGGCCAGCCGCTCCCGCTCccgggcccgggcctgggccgcGTACCCGTAAGGCATGTGACTGTTGCACCCTGAGCTCTCCGCACTCACCATCGCAACCTCCATGGTGGTGGTTTTGGGAAATGGCTGGTTCCGGTtgtagaagaagaaagaaaaaatagggcagcttttttcttttttttttttttttttctttttttttctttttgctcaccAAAGGAAGGTAAGTTTGGAACCCTTAAGCAGATTGCTGGGAAGACTGAGGATATTTTCAGTCCAACTttgcattttctgtttttaaatcagCACGCCCCATGCTCTGTCTTCCCAGGGATTCGACATGGCTCTTCAGAGCTTGGCTGGTCCAAGGTGAACAGCCTAGCACTCTCAAGCCTAAGTCACAGAATGTCCGCGTCTCCCCGACACCCGTTTTGGGGTGGGTGTTCAAATTTGGAAATACATCTAAGGATGTGGTTGGTGATGCTGCTGCAAGATTCAAAGGCAGCACGTCTCCGACAGCCAGCAGCGGTGCCTAGAagatggaatatatttttctgcCATGGAAACTGTCCAAAGCTCAGTCCATCAAATGTAAGTAAAATGCAAATAAGCCTTTTCGTCTTAGCACTTGCCTTCCAGGGACTGCTTAACCCATGTTAACACGAGACTTGAAGTACATCCAGCCATTGTCCCTCACACCTATCGGGATGAGCCTCCGGGCTCTCCCCTTAAGTTCATCACAGGcttcctggacccaggggcaatGCCAAACTATCGGCAGGGGCAAAGACCTTGGGAGGTAGAGAAAGTGGTGCAAGATGAGGTGTCAGCAGGGGCAAACCCAGCTCTGAGGTCTCCATAGAGATCAAGAAAATGCAGAGTGTCCTTCAGCTAAAGTCATGCAGAAGAAGCACTTCacctgaaaaaggaaggaaaacaagcatggaagaaaaaataaaaagaagaatcaaaTCATAAAAAGCAAACTGAGCATTTCCTTCACATACACTTCTTTCTCTTGTCCTCGAGCAAACCATATAAAGCACCAAGCAACCATAAATTTCCAAGGAACACGGGGCAGGTTGTTAAATCTCCTTCTCACTAAacatccttctttccttcttctttggaTGTTACTTCAGCTCAGTCTATTTTCTTGTCACTCTCATCATTCCACAACAATAATGCTGTTGCTTTATAGCTATTTCCATCATGCATTGATcttaggcatttaaaaaaaaattccactcgtaaaatatttctgaatataGTGTcctccccgtccccaccccccaatccctCTTGATTCAGGATTAGAGAAGTCagaaaaacagttttttaaatccaGGCTCCAGCACTTGAACAAGCTTCAATCACCTCGTCTATAAACTGAGGATAATGCAACCTCCCCATCCCACCTTTGTGAGGATGTGTATGTCCTTATACCACAGTCTGAAGCAGGGGAAGGATAGAATGCGAGGACATCAGAGCATGTGGAGACTCACCAATGGCCTGTATTAAGTTGGTACTTCCTGACCCCCTGAAgcatgtccctgccacccacAGTCTAGGAGCTAATCCCAGTTTCCACTTCTCTAATAATCATTTTCTCTCCTTGCAGTTCCTCCATGTTCATCTCAATGTTTCCTCCTACACTCTTTTCAAGGGATTAGCTCCTTATGTTTTAAATCCCAGTTTGTGTGGACTTTGTTTTCAGCCTATCATACTCCCCTTTTATTTAATCCATAGCTCCCATCCCCCAACTttcccctcatctctctctctctctctctctctctctctctctctctctctctctctgcccacctTTATTTCCAATCCACCACTTCCAGATCACATCTTCCTTGCAGCCTGCTCTGTCCCCACAGACTCTTGGTACTCctggccttccttctcccttcgtTTAGCTTTCCCAAGGTCCATCTAACTCATCTTCTCCACCAGAACCTATCAAAGCTCCTGTCCCAATCTTCTGTCTTGTCTTGcttcttccattctttcattcTATCCAACAGGACTTCTAAGAATGCAGAAGAGTGGCCCAGAGAATTGGGGAGGATGAGGACAGTTAGAATTCTGAGCATCTACTAGCTTCTATTACTGGAAGCACTTGGGGTGCAAGAGAGAAATGGTTTTCTGGAGCCATTAAAGGGATTTGGCTCTTTGACCACCTGCTGCTTGCTCCTTGCTGAATCCTGTCAGCCTAGAAGCTCAAACACACTGAGTTTTATGAAGTGACGAGCAGGGAAGTGGCGAAAACATGTCCCTTCCCAATCAGAATACATTCTCCTAGGGTAAGAGGCAAGCTTGATTGGGACACGAAACTCAGGAAATATACCTGTGAAGGTGCCTCAAATGTCATTCTTATTCCTTTGCCTGACTCCTAACATCATCTCCTACTCTGAAATGTTTACCCTCAGGAGGCCTCTAAGTCTCTGTTTACATGGTGGAGGGTTAGGCTGACGTCCTTTAAATTCTTTCACAGGCCAAATAGCTCGAGAGTTTGCTCAGTTACTTCCCGACTCCCTCAAAGCAGTTAAAATACACTATTTAAATAAAGCCCCAGTGGAACCAAAGTGCCTGTAAATTTGTATACTATGTATACCCCTCTCCCATCCAACTGACTTCCAGAAGGTCATTAATTAGAGGGTCTTCTCATTCACAGTTAACTCTGCAAGAGACCTAGACCTGCTCTGTTTTTGCTGTCCaccaaatatttcttaatttttagtttAGGTTTGCTAGGTTTGGTTTATCCAACTCCCTACAAAAAGCAAATCATCCTCCTTTTGACTGGCTACCAGCTACTTCACTATCCctaatcttaaagaaaaaagagagagagaaagaaaaaggaggagaaggaagagggaaaaggtgaggaggaggagaaaagaaaaaaaaaaggaaaaggaaaagaaaaagaaagaaaaaaaatccttccacCCAACAAATCAGACTGGTTTAaaatctctcctccttcccaaggTATTCATGTTAGGAGAATCTATCCAAGCCAACTCCCAGGAGCCTTTATGAGGGACACTTTTGCAGGAAaatttcccttcctcttgaaCACCATGAAACTAATAGGATTTGCAGACTACCATTTCCCTGGTCCCCCAAACAACAGCCACGCAtcctgcctctcctccttccacctcccaACAACAAGGCTGTTTTCGTGTCTCAGGGCTAATTTCCACAACTGTCTTAGGGTGGTACCTGAACCtcaccagagagaaagagagagtgagagatggAGAGAATCAGAAAGGCTAACAACCGTGAGAAATATACACTTCAACGCACGCCATTTACACAGTCCCTGTGTGTTGCTCAAATGCTCAGAAAATGCTCGCAAATCCAAGTGTTGGGAGAGGCAGCAATGCAAACCCGTCCACCAGCTGTTCCCACAGGAACGGAACCGGTGAGTCTGGGATGAGGCAAAGCGATGCTAAATCTAAATACCACCTCGTTGGGAAACGACATCTTTAATCGCGCCCTCGCCTCCGGACCTAGGTTCCCGCTCGGGCACATGAAGCAGGGCGCATGCACCCCATCCCTGAGATTGAGAAAATAACAACTGTTGGCCCCCCGGAGCGCCGCGCAGCATCTgcacctcccttctcccacctcctggTTTATTTTTAACCGCCTTCCATTCATGCCCTTCTGTCACATTCCCGATATTATTTGTCCCTCCAATGCCCACCGCTTCTTTCCAGCCAGGggtggaaaagggaagaaagataAGAGAGGCATCACACTTACCATTCCCAGGAGGggtccaaaataaaaataaaggcaattcCCCCGGCTGGTTTTGATTTCCCCCCTCAAGCTGCAACagctggaggaggggaagaaggctCTGGGGGGTGGAAGGAATCACGCCTGTGTGGCAGGTGGAGGCTCCAAAATATCCACGGAACAAGTTCTGTTGCCTGGCCAGGGGGGCACAGAGTCCTCGCTGCaggagcccaggtgtgcggtCCGGGGCTGCCCCGGGGAAGACCCTCCCCCCCAAAGACTTCTGGCTCCACTGGAGTTCCGCACAGGAGGGCTTGCCTGGGAAAGGAAGTCGAGGTtccccagaaaaagaacaaaatcctaGATAGCAGCAATCACTTGTTAAGCCCGGATTCCTCCTCCAacatccatccctctccctctcgcgCTGGCTGCAGAAGCCGCACACGCCTCCCGGGCGGGAGCgcgccggccggggcggggccagggccgggccgggggtgTGGCGTTCACGCTGGCCGCCCGGGGCGCCTCCCGCGCAGCAGCGGGGCGGGCGCAGTCACGACGCGGAGACTGCCAGcgcgcacccccctccccaaactggccaggcccccccacccacccatgccgAGGCTGGGGGAAAGACTGGGAACCATTCCAGGAACCCCTGGCTGTCGCTCCGGCGGCGAGGAGCTAATCCCGGAGGGAGAGATGTCCTTTGGAGCTGAAATGTGGTTCCAGACGACAGAGCCGGAGCCCCGAGAGAGATTGGGAGGTCCAGCCTTGACAGCAGGGTGCTTCTGGGCGTCTTCTCTCCCTGTCCCGCTGTCTCTACAGCTCCCGTGGCACCCGCACCCCTATAACGGGCTTGTGGGGTTGGGGGCTCAGGTGCATTTCTGGTGGGGCCGCGGGCCCAGAGCCCTGGCAACACACCTGCGAGCGTGCCCAGACCCCCTCGGTCTTCGCTCCCCTTGCACAGAGTTTGTCCGCCTCAAATCGCGGGTCGACCTCCAGGGCACGAGGAGATGGACTTTCTATGTGTTCCACCCAGAGGAGGAATCGGGCCCAAGCTAAAGGCTGCGCACGGGAGTCACACATCCGAGTGCGAGGAAGGCTCGGGGCCGGTGGGAAGTCCGGCTTggagcggggcgcggggggggcggggggagaggaggcTTTGGAAGGAGCGGAGGAGGCCTCCGTGAACCTGTTGctacaaaaaagaaatatgactTCAGCGTAATGGTCGGATCTCTAACCTCACCCACCCCacttaaacaacaaaaactgtAGTAACCCGGGAGACAGGCGAGTGAGCCCAGGGCGGCAGCCTCAACCCTGGATGGGCTCCCAGGTTGTTTATTAGGCGCGTGAAATGGCCCTGGGACCTGGATGTAAATATGCAATTCCCACAAACACACCAAAAGAAAGTATAGCGGCGGGAAGTGCGAACTTAAGGCACACAACCCGGAGCTCAGGTGGTGACCGCGGCTCCCgcacctcccctggctccccgggAGGGGCCGCGCGCAGGAATGCCGAAGAAAATCCGACCTTGGGCGGGTCCGTTGGCACCGAGGCTGCCACTGTAGTCCTCAGCTGGCAGCTTTGTTCAAGGGCCCTTATCGGGCCTCCTCCTTTTGTGGCGCTCGATTAATTATTAAGAGAAATATTCCCGAGCTGAATTATAGATATGTCCAGCCCTCACTCACCTAACCGCTGCTGGCTCCATGAAGGACACCTGGAAGACGGCTTTTCTTtgctatttaataaataaataaataaaatattctcattgtaagcagtgaaaagaaaacataaaaggaagaaaggaaaagaaacctgAGGTGCAACCTTGGTTTTCCTAACTTCTTCCAGCAAGTGCAGCTTGAACTTTTGCTGTTAATAAATTTACTTGTGATGCCCTGGCCTTAAGCACAGTTGGGGAACTGAGAGAAGGGTGCCTCCACATCATCTCTAGAGGGAGAGGCTCTTTGcctcaattcattcattcaccactATTGTTCATTCCAGCAAGTAGGGAGGGTAGATGTCTCCCAAAGTAAAAATGATCAGATGCACTAGCCCAAACCCTATCTGTAGCTCCACACTGTGGTGTAGTCACTGTGCAGTTGCATACAAACCAAAGGCAGATAATTGAGTTTCTGGTTGTCTCGTCAGAACAATGTTTCTCGGGATGATAGAAGGCAGGCTGAGGGCACAGGATCTTGGGACTAGCTTCCCAAAAGCAATTTGTGAGATCAATCCCAAACAACTGTGGAATGCTTTCGGGCAGATGAAAACAGATGGAATGATGTACAAAAGATGACAGTTATATTGAAGCTTGGACATTTTAACGGGATCGTGTTAAAACTTTATGAATTATGCTTCCATGTGCCATTTATCGTTTGTTCCTATCACAGCCCAGagcattttaaagtttaaagtgCCTGAAGACTTTAGAAATATTTGCACTTCTTAGGCAGCAAGAATCTGAGTTATGCCCGGCCAtcttggctcagaggttgagcatcggcctatgaacctggaggtcacagtttgattcccggtcagggcacatgcttgggttgcagttttgatcccagtgtgaggcgtgcaggaggcagccgatcaacgtctctctcaccattgatgtttctatctctctctccctcttccttcctctctaaaatcaataatatatatattttaaaaatccgaGTTACTGAAGCACAGGGAGAATGCAGTCAAATACAGCTGAGGAATAACCACTTCCAAGGAGATATTCAAGTCATACAACAAATGTTTAGTGATAACTTGATCAAGGCAAGTAACACTTGTTCAGTGCCAATCTAGTACCCACCTCTGTGCTAAGTTCTTTGCATGCGTATTGTCTAATTTTATCTGAATAACTAAACACATTATATAGTAGATACTATTATTGTCAACATTGTACAGAGAAGGAAATTGAGGTTTACAACGGTTAACGAATTTGCTCCAAAGTTATATAGCTAATTATGTAGAACTGGGCCTTAAACATCAGACTGTCTGCAATGTAAACAGACCTCATGCTAGCAATGATAATACAATGTGGTCTATGCCCATTCGTCCCATAAACTAGTGGCTATATCAGATGCACAGACAGATTATGAAACAAGGGCAGGCATGCTATGATGTCAGTGTGAGAATGGTATTCCTGTGGGGCAAAGAATGGAGCAGCACCTGTCTTTGAGAAGCAAGCCTCAATTAACAAGTAAAGGGGAGATGTGTCTGAAGAACGGCGAGAATTAGAGCAGCTACCATGAAGACACATGGGCACATGGCATTGGGGTGGACCAAGAGTAACTGGAACCTGAGAGATAGGTGTGATCCAATTGAGAAGAGTAtgctctgcccccagcctcccttcccctatcccataccacacacacacacacacacacacacacacacacacacacacacacacctctttgcCCTTTTAAGTAATTATAAAGCAAATGAGAAACATTCCATTTCTGTCCCTGAAATTCTCAAGGATTCCTAGAAACCCACACAAATAAACATTAGATTCACTGTGACCAACAAAAATCTACCTTGTCTCAATCCCAAAAGTCTATTTTCTTTAGAGagcaaaaattactttattgccTTTGTCATTGACTAGCCAAAATTCTTCAAGCTGCCCCCCCCAAATACACCTACCACAACAAATCACTTCTCCCTGGCTTTGCATTCTCTCAGCGGTGGCACAAATGGTCCAGACTGCACCATGAAGACTCTGTTTACATAGAAAGGGGCAAAGGGCAGCAGATCTTCCTGTCTACAAAGCAGATAGGAGGCCCTGTGGGATACAAACTAAGTGCTTTTGTTCACTTTGGGGACCATGGTCCCCAGTGAATTGCAATGTTCTGTTtactcctcctctcttcccacaAGAAGCCGGAGACACCTCCTTGAAACCAGGGCTGTATCCTAAGCAACTAGCGCAATATCTGACCCAGAGTAGGCACTTGataaaaatgtactaaaatgaatgaataatgaagaCTTATGTTGGCCAAGATAGTTCAGTGCATGTGTTgggagaaaactaaaataaaatcactttttttcCCAGCTTACCCCAGCCTCTCACCTATCTGACTTAAAGTCCTGAAGGGATGTGAGGGTGAGGGTCCTGGGCAACTTAATTCCATGCCTCCAAGTCCCAAATTTATGGGTTCGGGTATTCTGAGCAGCCTGTAATTCCTTATAAATGTAAGTCAGCTAGTTTCTTGTACACAGATTTTCTAATGACTGTTCACTACCACTTCCCATTCCATCTTATGCCTACCAGTAAGGTTTTAAGACATTAGAAAAGCATG contains:
- the KCNA4 gene encoding potassium voltage-gated channel subfamily A member 4, with translation MEVAMVSAESSGCNSHMPYGYAAQARARERERLAHTRAAAAAAVAAATAAVEGSGGPGGGSHHHHHHHHQHQHQSRGACTSHDPQSGPRSRRRRRQQPEKKKGHHHRPSSSFPHCADLMPSGSEEKILRELSEEEEDEEDEEEEEEEEEEEEEEGRFYYSDEDRGDEGSYTDLLPQDDGAGGGGGGGGGYSAVRYSDCCERVVINVSGLRFETQMKTLAQFPETLLGDPEKRTRYFDPLRNEYFFDRNRPSFDAILYYYQSGGRLKRPVNVPFDIFTEEVKFYQLGEEALLKFREDEGFVREEEDRALPENEFKKQIWLLFEYPESSGPARGIAIVSVLVILISIVIFCLETLPEFRDDRDLILALSAGGHGGGGGGGGLLNDTSPPHAEGSGHTVFNDPFFIVETVCIVWFSFEFVVRCFACPSQALFFKNIMNIIDIVSILPYFITLGTDLAQQQGGGNGQQQQAMSFAILRIIRLVRVFRIFKLSRHSKGLQILGHTLRASMRELGLLIFFLFIGVILFSSAVYFAEADEPTTHFQSIPDAFWWAVVTMTTVGYGDMKPITVGGKIVGSLCAIAGVLTIALPVPVIVSNFNYFYHRETENEEQTQLTQNAVSCPYIPSNLLKKFRSSTSSSLGDKSEYLEMEEGVKESLCAKEKCQGKGDDSETDKNNCSNVKAVETDV